In Panicum virgatum strain AP13 chromosome 4N, P.virgatum_v5, whole genome shotgun sequence, a single window of DNA contains:
- the LOC120669335 gene encoding probable BOI-related E3 ubiquitin-protein ligase 3: MGAECQAWMGVARSHEAIVAGLRATLDQVLLRPPTSCAAGDGGGAEDARSCCFQAPRAPAAGDGPSSPPSCRTYGGGEARAEDARSCCFEAPRAPAAGDGASSPPSCRSCGGGEARVLLLQCRHLCLCRACEAGADACPVCAVAKNASLLVLVS, translated from the exons ATGGGCGCCGAGTGCCAGGCGTGGATGGGCGTCGCCAGGAGCCACGAGGCCATCGTCGCGGGCCTCCGCGCCACGCTCGACCAGGTCCTCCTCCGGCCGCCCACCAGCTGCGCCGCGGGTGACGGTGGCGGGGCCGAGGACGCGCGGTCGTGCTGCTTCCaggcgccgcgggcgccggccgcgggcgACGGCCCTTCGTCGCCACCGTCGTGCAGGacctacggcggcggcgaggcgcgc GCCGAGGACGCGCGGTCGTGCTGCTTCGaggcgccgcgggcgccggccgcgggcgACGGCGCTTCGTCGCCACCGTCGTGCaggtcctgcggcggcggcgaggcgcgcgtGCTGCTGCTCCAATGCCGGCACCTGTGCCTGTGCCGCGCGTGCGAGGCCGGCGCGGACGCGTGCCCCGTCTGCGCGGTGGCCAAGAACGCCTCGCTCCTTGTCCTGGTCTCCTGA